In one Balaenoptera musculus isolate JJ_BM4_2016_0621 chromosome 20, mBalMus1.pri.v3, whole genome shotgun sequence genomic region, the following are encoded:
- the ZNF18 gene encoding zinc finger protein 18 isoform X2 encodes MPVELGQAPVLLPPLAKAKESAFSGPDATPRGEPSSSETARQLFRQFPYQVMSGPHETLRQLRKLCSQWLQPEVHTKEQILEILTLEQFLTILPGEIQMWVRKQCPGSGEEAVTLVESLRGDPQRLWQWISIQVLGQEALSQKAEPESCPLGEVEAHVEVPQELGLQNSACRSGEPLSHIVKEEADSEHGLALAASPLPARPEERLVRDQDCGACLLHTAPQWRHLDSTQKEQYWDLMLETYGKMVSGGISNPKHDLTDPAGFGAELTGPHLHISEKIPRPTCIGDRQENDKENLNLENYRDQDPQASREPPQTSLSGLFSKDEPRCFGEGENLPEAQENLHGEGTGPQLSPRERSSGTQLGQHPPPLPGEPSAPWLEGKREGSPRRQPRAPMAQRLPTCRECGKTFYRNSQLDFHQRTHSGETYFQCPTCKKAFLRSSNFVKHQRIHTGEKPCKCDTCGKGFSDFSGLRHHEKIHTGEKPYKCPICEKSFIQRSNFNRHQRVHTGEKPYKCSRCGKSFSWSSSLAKHQRSHLGKKPFQ; translated from the exons ATGCCCGTGGAGCTGGGGCAGGCTCCAGTCCTGCTGCCGCCACTGGCCAAGGCCAAGGAGTCCGCGTTCTCTGGGCCAGACGCCACCCCTCGTGGGGAGCCCTCCAGCTCTGAGACTGCACGCCAGCTTTTCAGGCAGTTTCCTTACCAGGTGATGTCCGGGCCCCACGAAACCCTGAGACAACTTCGGAAGCTCTGCTCCCAGTGGCTGCAGCCAGAGGTTCACACCAAGGAGCAGATCCTAGAGATCCTGACGTTGGAGCAGTTCCTGACCATCCTGCCCGGGGAGATCCAGATGTGGGTGCGGAAGCAGTGTCCAGGCAGCGGGGAGGAAGCAGTGACCCTCGTGGAGAGCTTGAGGGGGGACCCCCAGAGGCTGTGGCAGTGG ATCAGCATCCAAGTTCTGGGACAGGAAGCCTTATCACAGAAGGCGGAGCCTGAAAGCTGCCCACTGGGGGAAGTGGAGGCCCACGTTGAAGTGCCTCAGGAGCTGGGGCTTCAGAACTCAGCCTGCCGGTCTGGGGAGCCACTGAGCCACATCGTGAAAGAGGAGGCCGACTCGGAACACGGACTAG CCCTGGCTGCCTCCCCGCTTCCTGCCCGACCCGAGGAAAGGCTCGTCAGAGACCAAGACTGTGGAGCCTGCCTTCTCCACACGGCACCTCAG TGGAGGCACCTGGATTCCACTCAAAAGGAGCAATACTGGGATCTCATGCTGGAGACTTATGGGAAAATGGTCTCAGGAG GCATTTCCAATCCCAAGCATGACCTGACTGATCCAGCTGGGTTTGGGGCAGAGCTGACAGGACCACACCTGCACATCAGCGAGAAGATCCCAAGACCCACCTGCATAG gGGACAGACAGGAGAATGACAAAGAGAACTTAAACTTGGAGAACTACAGGGACCAGGACCCTCAAGCCTCAAGAGAGCCTCCTCAGACTTCCCTGAGTGGCCTCTTCAGCAAGGATGAGCCGAGATGCTTTGGAGAAGGAGAGAATCTCCCCGAGGCCCAGGAGAACCTTCATGGTGAGGGGACAGGGCCGCAGCTCTCTCCCCGAGAGAGGAGTTCCGGGACACAGCTGGGTCAGCATCCGCCACCTCTTCCCGGAGAGCCGTCCGCGCCGTggctggaggggaagagagagggctcCCCGCGACGGCAGCCGAGAGCTCCCATGGCCCAGAGACTCCCTACCTGCAGGGAGTGTGGGAAAACCTTCTACCGGAATTCCCAGCTGGATTTTCACCAAAGAACTCACAGTGGAGAGACGTACTTTCAGTGCCCCACCTGCAAAAAAGCCTTTCTGCGGAGTTCAAACTTCGTGAAGCATCAGCGAATCcacacgggcgagaagccctGCAAGTGTGATACGTGTGGGAAGGGCTTTAGCGACTTCTCGGGGCTGCGCCACCACGAGAAAATCCACACGGGGGAGAAGCCCTATAAGTGCCCCATCTGTGAGAAGAGTTTTATTCAGAGATCCAACTTTAATAGGCATCAGAGGgttcacacaggagagaaaccctataagTGCTCCCGCTGTGGGAAAAGTTTCAGCTGGAGCTCAAGCCTTGCCAAACATCAAAGATCCCATTTGGGAAAGAAACCCTTTCAATAG
- the ZNF18 gene encoding zinc finger protein 18 isoform X1, with the protein MPVELGQAPVLLPPLAKAKESAFSGPDATPRGEPSSSETARQLFRQFPYQVMSGPHETLRQLRKLCSQWLQPEVHTKEQILEILTLEQFLTILPGEIQMWVRKQCPGSGEEAVTLVESLRGDPQRLWQWISIQVLGQEALSQKAEPESCPLGEVEAHVEVPQELGLQNSACRSGEPLSHIVKEEADSEHGLALAASPLPARPEERLVRDQDCGACLLHTAPQEQWRHLDSTQKEQYWDLMLETYGKMVSGGISNPKHDLTDPAGFGAELTGPHLHISEKIPRPTCIGDRQENDKENLNLENYRDQDPQASREPPQTSLSGLFSKDEPRCFGEGENLPEAQENLHGEGTGPQLSPRERSSGTQLGQHPPPLPGEPSAPWLEGKREGSPRRQPRAPMAQRLPTCRECGKTFYRNSQLDFHQRTHSGETYFQCPTCKKAFLRSSNFVKHQRIHTGEKPCKCDTCGKGFSDFSGLRHHEKIHTGEKPYKCPICEKSFIQRSNFNRHQRVHTGEKPYKCSRCGKSFSWSSSLAKHQRSHLGKKPFQ; encoded by the exons ATGCCCGTGGAGCTGGGGCAGGCTCCAGTCCTGCTGCCGCCACTGGCCAAGGCCAAGGAGTCCGCGTTCTCTGGGCCAGACGCCACCCCTCGTGGGGAGCCCTCCAGCTCTGAGACTGCACGCCAGCTTTTCAGGCAGTTTCCTTACCAGGTGATGTCCGGGCCCCACGAAACCCTGAGACAACTTCGGAAGCTCTGCTCCCAGTGGCTGCAGCCAGAGGTTCACACCAAGGAGCAGATCCTAGAGATCCTGACGTTGGAGCAGTTCCTGACCATCCTGCCCGGGGAGATCCAGATGTGGGTGCGGAAGCAGTGTCCAGGCAGCGGGGAGGAAGCAGTGACCCTCGTGGAGAGCTTGAGGGGGGACCCCCAGAGGCTGTGGCAGTGG ATCAGCATCCAAGTTCTGGGACAGGAAGCCTTATCACAGAAGGCGGAGCCTGAAAGCTGCCCACTGGGGGAAGTGGAGGCCCACGTTGAAGTGCCTCAGGAGCTGGGGCTTCAGAACTCAGCCTGCCGGTCTGGGGAGCCACTGAGCCACATCGTGAAAGAGGAGGCCGACTCGGAACACGGACTAG CCCTGGCTGCCTCCCCGCTTCCTGCCCGACCCGAGGAAAGGCTCGTCAGAGACCAAGACTGTGGAGCCTGCCTTCTCCACACGGCACCTCAG GAGCAGTGGAGGCACCTGGATTCCACTCAAAAGGAGCAATACTGGGATCTCATGCTGGAGACTTATGGGAAAATGGTCTCAGGAG GCATTTCCAATCCCAAGCATGACCTGACTGATCCAGCTGGGTTTGGGGCAGAGCTGACAGGACCACACCTGCACATCAGCGAGAAGATCCCAAGACCCACCTGCATAG gGGACAGACAGGAGAATGACAAAGAGAACTTAAACTTGGAGAACTACAGGGACCAGGACCCTCAAGCCTCAAGAGAGCCTCCTCAGACTTCCCTGAGTGGCCTCTTCAGCAAGGATGAGCCGAGATGCTTTGGAGAAGGAGAGAATCTCCCCGAGGCCCAGGAGAACCTTCATGGTGAGGGGACAGGGCCGCAGCTCTCTCCCCGAGAGAGGAGTTCCGGGACACAGCTGGGTCAGCATCCGCCACCTCTTCCCGGAGAGCCGTCCGCGCCGTggctggaggggaagagagagggctcCCCGCGACGGCAGCCGAGAGCTCCCATGGCCCAGAGACTCCCTACCTGCAGGGAGTGTGGGAAAACCTTCTACCGGAATTCCCAGCTGGATTTTCACCAAAGAACTCACAGTGGAGAGACGTACTTTCAGTGCCCCACCTGCAAAAAAGCCTTTCTGCGGAGTTCAAACTTCGTGAAGCATCAGCGAATCcacacgggcgagaagccctGCAAGTGTGATACGTGTGGGAAGGGCTTTAGCGACTTCTCGGGGCTGCGCCACCACGAGAAAATCCACACGGGGGAGAAGCCCTATAAGTGCCCCATCTGTGAGAAGAGTTTTATTCAGAGATCCAACTTTAATAGGCATCAGAGGgttcacacaggagagaaaccctataagTGCTCCCGCTGTGGGAAAAGTTTCAGCTGGAGCTCAAGCCTTGCCAAACATCAAAGATCCCATTTGGGAAAGAAACCCTTTCAATAG